A window of Variovorax paradoxus genomic DNA:
TACCTCGGAGCCACCGGCCGCAAAGTGCCGGCGGCAGAGATGAGGTCATGGCGTGATTCGCTCGGCTACATGTCAAAGGTACTCAGTGACTCTGAAATTCCGGACGACGTCGGCGTGGCCGTCGAACTGCACATCCCGCAAAGCTCCAAACGCATCGATATCAGCTTGACCGGTCGAGGTCACGACAACGCGAAGAACGTCGTCATCGTCGAACTAAAGCAATGGGACAAGGTGAAGTCCTCTATGAAGGACGCACTGGTCAGCACCTACCTCGGCGGCGGACACCGCGAAGTCGTGCACCCCTCGTACCAAGCGTGGTCCTATGCCTCTCTGCTGGAGGGCTTCAACGAGGCCGTCTACTCCGGTGGCATCGCCGTACAAGCCTGCGCTTATCTGCATAACTACGAGCGCGACGGCGTCATCGACTCGGACCACTACGCCGATTACATTGCGAAGGCACCGCTGTTTCTTCGGGGCGAGACCGAACGAGGCTTGCTGCGCACCTTCATCAAGCAGCACATCAAGTTCGGCGACCCGAAGGTGCTCTACGAACTGGCTAACGGCCGCATACGGCCATCAAAGGCGCTCAGCGACAGCCTTGCAGGTTTGTTGAAGGGGAACGCCGAATTCATCTTGATCGATGATCAGAAAGAGGTTTACGAGCACATCTTGGCCGCAGGCCGATCCGCATCGAGCGCGAGTCCCAAGGTAGTGATCGTCGAAGGCGGACCGGGGACTGGCAAGACAGTGCTCGCCATCAACGCATTGGTCACCCTGATGGGTGCCGGCCTCAACTGCAAGTACGTTTCGAAGAACGCAGCGCCCAGACGTGTCTATGAGACCAAGCTCGTGGGCACGATGAAGCGCACGCACTACGCCAACCTCTTCACGGGCTCTGGTGGCTTCATCGATACGCCCGCCGATCAGTTCGACGTGTTGATCGTGGATGAGGCGCATCGGCTGAACGAGAAGAGCGGCTTGTACGGAAATCTCGGCGAAAACCAGGTCAAGGAACTCATTGCTGCCGCCAAGTGCACGGTGTTCTTCATCGACGAAGACCAGCGCGTAACGCTGAGCGACATCGGCACCAAGAAGACCATCCGTGAATTCGGTGTTGGCAAGGGCGCTGAGGTGTCGGAGCACGAACTGGCCTCGCAGTTCAGGTGCAGCGGCTCGGACGGATACATCGCTTGGCTCGACAACACCCTCGATGTACGCGAGACCGCCAACAACACGCTCACGACAGCCGAGTTCGACTTTCAAGTATTCGGCACACCCGGCGAGCTGCATGAATCGATCGCGGCGAAGAATACGGCAGGTACGGCACGCGTGGTCGCTGGCTACTGCTGGCCGTGGACCAGCAAGAAAGACCCGAAGTCCTTCGACATCGTTATTGGTGACTACCGCAAGCGCTGGAACCTAGACGTCGACGGAAGCCTGTGGATCATTGCGCCGAACTCGATCAACGAGGTGGGCTGCATTCACACCTGTCAAGGTCTGGAGGTGGACTACATCGGGGTCATCATCGGACCAGATTTGATCGTGCGAAACGGACACGTCCAGACCGTGCCGGCAGCACGAGACCGCTTCGACAAGACGCTGCGCGGCTACAAGACCCGCTTCAAGAAGAACCCCGAAAGCGCCGCTGCAGAAGCGGATCTCATCATCAAGAACACCTACCGCACACTGATGACACGCGGCATGAAGGGGTGTTACGTCTACTGCAGCGACGAAGAGACCGCCAACTACTTTCGCGAGCGGCTGTCACCCGGCGCGCTCGCTGCGGCTTCGCCATAGAGAGGGTCGGCGCAGCAAAGTGCGCGCCGACCGATCTCCTCAGGCGCGTTGCTGATCCATCGCATGAAGCCTTTGCAGCAGCTCCTGGGCGAGCCGGGCGATGTCGTCCGCCAAGTCGGACGCGAGCCACATGAGGTTGTCTCGATGCCGCTCGCCGATTTCTTCGAACCAGCCACTCCGGTCGCCGTAGCAGCAGCTCAGCAGAGATTGCATTTGGGACAACTTGTTCTCAAGAATGTCCAAGGCGTCGGGCCCAGTGGCGATGTGGTGGGATGAGGGCGTGTTTTGCCCGGCGATAATTCGATCAGCCATTTGATGTGCTTGCTTTCCAAAGTACGTGCACGTTGATTGGTCAGACGGCCATGGTGTTAGCGCACCTTGGCCGTCGCCTTTTGTGCCTCACATCGACATCGCGCGGTGTGCATCGATGTCCCGCCGTGAGGCGCGGCGACCGACAAATGTAAGAAGAGAAATGCCGCATTGGCACGCTGTGGCGCACGAACAATGCGTATCCGCGCAATTTGCCCGCACCCGGAACTCGCCGCTATCGAGGCATCAGCTGCTGTAGTTCCGCGCAGGTTAGCTGAAGGCCATCAGCGTGCATTGCCAACGGCACGCCAAGCGTCTTTTCCAGGCTCTTGAGCCACCGGAAGAAATCGACGGTGTGAGCTTCGTCGGCCTCGGTCATCTCGAAAATTCCGTTGCTCGCATGCGATCGCTGGACGAGCTCGATGAGCGAGACGAACGACGCCAAATCCTTCGCGATGTCGGCAGTGTCCAGTGCACGCATATCGCGGATCAGGCCCAGCTCTTCCTGCATCGGCATCACGGTCGGCCGCGTTGCCCAATATGCCAACAGCTTGCCGGGGGCCATCGCGGTCATGGGCCTACAGGCTCTCGAAGAAGTAGGCCAGCACTGTGCCGTCGGCGAATCCCTTATCGAACATTTCGTCCGAAAGAGACCGCGCAGCATCATCGAAGGAAATTTGGTCGAACTTCCGGTCTTGCAGCACCTTCACGATCGGTGCACACAGCTTGGCAAGCTCCGCGTGATCGACAGCAAGCTGCTTCACACCGCCGGTCATGACGTACGGCAAGACCACGAAAACGCGCAGGTCGAAGCGGACATAGAAGCGCGCCTGCATTTCCTTGCTGAACTCGCATTCGATCAGATGCGAGTACCGATCGTTAGCGGGGCCGCGGCCTGTGGCGTGCGCCGTGGCTGCACCGAAGGCGTGGAGCACTTCGGACAGTTCGTGAGCGGGCGCATCGGGCAGCGGCCCGAAGTCTCTTGCGGCGGCGAAAGATTCGAGTTTCCGGATAGTCGGCGTCATGGCAAGTTCAGGGGCGAATCAAGCGATCTCGTGTCGACAGGCTCTCGCACAAAGTCGCGGGCATCAGTCACAGAACGCCGCAAGCCCCATGCCCCGTTCCTCGGCACGATCAAGAATCCCCCGAATCGCCTTGAATGCAGCGGTCTGCCCGCTATGAGCGCCAAGCGAGCTGGTGTTCTCGTCGAACACACGCTGCATCGTCACGATCTGCTCGAGGGGCAGCAGAGAGTCATCGAAGTAGGAGAGGTTTGCGCCCGCCTGCCCGCACTGGTCGAACACAACGGCCAACGAGCGATG
This region includes:
- a CDS encoding DUF2075 domain-containing protein; the protein is MIVYEADKKQFLSDNNDRDIEDVILAKYLGATGRKVPAAEMRSWRDSLGYMSKVLSDSEIPDDVGVAVELHIPQSSKRIDISLTGRGHDNAKNVVIVELKQWDKVKSSMKDALVSTYLGGGHREVVHPSYQAWSYASLLEGFNEAVYSGGIAVQACAYLHNYERDGVIDSDHYADYIAKAPLFLRGETERGLLRTFIKQHIKFGDPKVLYELANGRIRPSKALSDSLAGLLKGNAEFILIDDQKEVYEHILAAGRSASSASPKVVIVEGGPGTGKTVLAINALVTLMGAGLNCKYVSKNAAPRRVYETKLVGTMKRTHYANLFTGSGGFIDTPADQFDVLIVDEAHRLNEKSGLYGNLGENQVKELIAAAKCTVFFIDEDQRVTLSDIGTKKTIREFGVGKGAEVSEHELASQFRCSGSDGYIAWLDNTLDVRETANNTLTTAEFDFQVFGTPGELHESIAAKNTAGTARVVAGYCWPWTSKKDPKSFDIVIGDYRKRWNLDVDGSLWIIAPNSINEVGCIHTCQGLEVDYIGVIIGPDLIVRNGHVQTVPAARDRFDKTLRGYKTRFKKNPESAAAEADLIIKNTYRTLMTRGMKGCYVYCSDEETANYFRERLSPGALAAASP